A stretch of DNA from Nonlabens ponticola:
CCGTTCTGTGCGATAACATAACGCTTCTCACCATCCTGGTAATTGACCAATGCGATGAAAGCGGTACGATTAGGATCGTACTCAATGGTAGATACCGTTGCCGGCACACCTTGCTTATCACGCTTAAAGTCTATGATGCGGTAGCGACGTTTGTGTCCACCACCTTTGTAACGCATAGTCATACGACCCGTCGCGTTACGACCTCCAGAGCGTTTCTTAGGAGCCAAAAGGCTCTTCTCAGGCTTATCAGTAGTAATGGCATCATAGCCATTTACTACTCTAAAACGCTGCCCGGGAGTTACTGGTTTTAATTTTCTTACTGACATTATTGTCTTAATTATAGATTGCTATAAAGGTCGATACTATCACCGTCCTTAAGTTGTACAAACGCTTTTTTACGAGCCGCTGTTTTACCAACTTGCATTCCTGATTTAGTGTACTTTGATTTACGATTAATGCGAGTATTCATGGTTCTAACTTTAAGAACCGTCACGCCGTAAACCTCTTCTACTTCTTTTTTGATCTGTACTTTGTTTGCCTTAGGAGACACTTCAAAAC
This window harbors:
- the rplW gene encoding 50S ribosomal protein L23 produces the protein MSILIKPIITEKATSDSELLNRYGFEVSPKANKVQIKKEVEEVYGVTVLKVRTMNTRINRKSKYTKSGMQVGKTAARKKAFVQLKDGDSIDLYSNL